One Leptospira wolbachii serovar Codice str. CDC genomic region harbors:
- a CDS encoding di-heme oxidoreductase family protein: MKSKHLILLTIFFLVINCKKKSNDDATTALILAAILSSSSCSSGDFLNDPCEQYSGGETTTFDSTESAFDLEAANVVDSKRSIDFQDGNANFNRTWLPAGNSSVAGLGPVFNNRSCQGCHVKDGRGRPPADGTSLSSMLIRLSAAGTNPTTGGPVAMTNFGTQLNTEGILEFGTGTQIPKEGTVTITYTEEAGSFPDGETYSLRKPSYAITWNVGGGATQINVANPGQPYHPINNAAGTYYISPRTAPMVPGLGLLEAIPESTIRSFADVSDSNGDGVSGKPNLVWDTTQAKAFIGRFGWKANQPNLNHQNASAFLGDIGLTTPVFPSENCATGQTVCTASPTGNGTNPEISSDRLSRVTFYTSLVSVPGRRNWKNDDVKKGKELFIEIGCSSCHIPRIKTGDHTISEVANQEIRPYTDLLLHDMGDGLSDFRSDFLATGNEWRTTPLWGLGLVERVNGHELLLHDGRARGVQEAILWHGGEAEQIKNKYKQLPKESRAKVISFLKSL, translated from the coding sequence ATGAAATCAAAACACCTTATCCTACTGACGATTTTCTTTCTCGTTATCAATTGCAAAAAAAAATCGAATGATGACGCCACTACTGCCCTAATCCTTGCTGCCATTTTATCCTCTTCCTCCTGTTCTTCGGGAGATTTTTTAAATGATCCCTGTGAACAATACAGTGGTGGAGAAACTACCACCTTTGACTCAACAGAGTCTGCCTTTGATTTAGAAGCCGCCAATGTGGTTGATTCAAAACGCTCCATCGACTTCCAAGATGGAAACGCTAACTTCAATCGCACCTGGCTCCCTGCTGGAAATTCTTCTGTCGCTGGACTTGGGCCTGTATTTAACAATCGCTCTTGCCAAGGTTGCCATGTTAAAGATGGAAGAGGTAGACCGCCGGCTGATGGAACAAGCCTATCTTCTATGCTCATTCGATTGAGTGCTGCCGGCACAAACCCGACTACGGGAGGCCCCGTTGCTATGACCAATTTTGGGACCCAACTGAATACTGAAGGAATTTTGGAATTCGGAACGGGAACACAAATCCCCAAAGAAGGAACTGTTACCATCACTTACACAGAAGAGGCAGGGAGTTTTCCCGATGGAGAAACTTACTCACTACGTAAGCCAAGTTATGCGATCACTTGGAATGTCGGTGGTGGTGCCACCCAAATCAATGTAGCAAATCCTGGACAACCTTATCACCCAATAAACAATGCTGCCGGCACTTACTACATTTCGCCACGAACTGCGCCTATGGTTCCAGGCCTTGGGTTACTCGAAGCCATTCCTGAATCAACCATTCGATCTTTTGCTGATGTATCAGACTCCAATGGTGACGGAGTGTCCGGAAAACCAAACCTTGTTTGGGATACAACCCAGGCAAAAGCATTTATCGGAAGGTTCGGATGGAAGGCAAACCAACCCAATTTGAATCATCAAAATGCCAGTGCCTTTCTTGGGGATATTGGACTCACCACCCCCGTTTTTCCATCGGAAAACTGTGCTACAGGACAAACTGTTTGTACGGCAAGTCCTACTGGAAATGGAACTAATCCAGAAATTTCAAGTGATCGTTTATCTCGAGTGACTTTCTATACAAGTTTAGTGAGTGTTCCCGGAAGAAGGAATTGGAAAAACGATGACGTAAAAAAAGGAAAAGAATTGTTTATAGAAATCGGTTGTTCTTCCTGCCACATTCCTAGAATTAAAACGGGAGACCATACGATTAGTGAAGTTGCCAACCAGGAAATTAGACCATATACCGACTTACTCTTACATGATATGGGAGATGGACTTAGTGACTTCCGTTCCGATTTTTTGGCAACAGGGAATGAATGGAGAACCACTCCACTTTGGGGACTTGGTCTTGTTGAACGAGTCAATGGCCACGAACTTCTGTTACATGATGGAAGGGCAAGGGGTGTCCAAGAAGCAATTCTATGGCACGGCGGCGAAGCAGAACAAATTAAAAACAAATACAAACAGTTACCGAAAGAGTCTCGGGCCAAGGTAATTAGTTTCCTAAAATCACTATGA
- a CDS encoding imelysin family protein — protein sequence MKPSKLYTKFLVYGFYILLLNCGSPSDNASKKAQILGLVDTYLRTYTTSNLLLDISNNLIIPKYTNLDNKVLSLQTAAATYTANPDATNLTLVRNAWTETYLAYKQIEWAYFGPANIPNNVYLYLDSFSRAFPIDPTSIESKITSNLAPNGLRVDGLDAVEYLLFKDNVSTTNTAFADVNRRTYLTKLIQDIKNQTGLLTFQWDKSRSSSFYFSFTNAGKGSRDYPNTKDGLTEITNQMVFFCNTIVDIKIAEPSGLRATNLGVKDITKVETPYANLSLDSLLQSLQGFSDIGEAGFYKFLGLRSETVVPRLKEQIRVTTASVTSLKSKYGTFQNAITTGNSDVELMLTEFKKLRILISTEVISSLGGTIGVSSNDGD from the coding sequence ATGAAACCAAGTAAACTTTACACAAAATTTCTAGTTTATGGTTTCTATATACTGTTATTGAACTGCGGAAGCCCTTCGGACAATGCTTCTAAAAAAGCACAAATCCTCGGATTGGTCGATACTTATCTAAGAACATATACAACCTCAAACCTGTTATTAGATATTTCAAATAATTTAATCATCCCCAAGTATACAAACTTAGATAATAAAGTTTTGTCGTTACAGACGGCAGCTGCAACCTATACCGCAAACCCTGATGCCACCAACTTAACTTTAGTTAGGAATGCTTGGACCGAAACTTATTTAGCCTACAAACAAATTGAGTGGGCATATTTTGGGCCGGCTAACATCCCTAATAATGTCTATTTATACTTGGATAGTTTTTCCAGAGCCTTCCCTATCGACCCAACGTCCATTGAATCGAAAATCACATCAAACTTAGCACCGAATGGATTACGGGTGGATGGTTTGGACGCAGTAGAATATTTACTTTTCAAGGATAATGTCAGCACAACTAACACAGCTTTTGCTGATGTTAACCGAAGAACTTACTTAACAAAGCTCATCCAAGATATAAAAAACCAAACAGGCCTGCTAACTTTTCAATGGGATAAATCAAGAAGTTCTTCTTTCTATTTTTCCTTTACGAATGCCGGAAAAGGCAGTCGCGACTATCCCAATACGAAAGACGGGCTCACTGAAATCACAAACCAAATGGTATTTTTCTGTAACACCATTGTTGATATAAAAATTGCAGAACCTTCTGGATTACGAGCAACCAACTTAGGTGTAAAAGATATCACCAAGGTGGAAACACCTTATGCAAATTTGTCTTTGGATTCTCTTTTACAAAGCCTTCAAGGTTTTTCCGATATTGGAGAAGCGGGATTTTATAAATTTCTCGGACTTCGAAGCGAAACAGTTGTTCCAAGACTAAAAGAACAAATTCGAGTCACAACAGCATCTGTTACCTCTTTAAAATCAAAATATGGAACGTTCCAAAATGCGATTACTACTGGCAATAGTGACGTGGAACTTATGTTAACCGAATTTAAAAAACTTAGAATATTGATTAGCACAGAAGTGATCAGTTCGCTGGGTGGAACCATCGGAGTTAGTTCGAACGATGGCGATTAA
- a CDS encoding HTTM domain-containing protein — protein sequence MAIKHLLQPVSSLSLHFFRIGYGFATTILIFRYFYYGWIHTYFIKPTFFFKHFGWDWIHPLPPIFTYLLFGILLITAFGIFLGYCLRINLFVFTIGFTWFHFSDATIYLNHYYLVSLLGFLLWLSPVSKSNYPTFQWRGWIQNAKPIPKLWLYAFRLQMGLVYFFGGIAKLQPDWLFEALPLKLWLYQSEGKFPLLDPILGLPVTAFAFSWIGVIFDLSIPFLLCTKKFRFPAWFVVLFFHSFTSFLFPIGIFPIVMSLSSLIFFAPDWPLFLTNKILKNKTKLSNEVIPKTKTVHFGFKEYLLITYLTLQVTIPFRHVFYPGQVIWTEEAIKYSWQVMVADKVGSAVFWIQNKPIDPKEILTDYQYRMMTIQPEHILQFAKYLQQKEFEKSGTKDVSVYVQSNVSINGKPARPLFSPNEDLTKINVNFYPLKGLIR from the coding sequence ATGGCGATTAAACATTTATTACAACCTGTTTCTTCGCTTTCGCTTCATTTTTTTAGAATTGGATACGGATTTGCAACAACCATTCTAATCTTTAGATATTTCTATTATGGGTGGATTCATACTTATTTTATCAAACCCACATTTTTCTTCAAACATTTTGGTTGGGATTGGATTCATCCACTACCACCTATATTCACTTATCTTTTATTTGGGATTTTACTTATTACGGCATTTGGAATTTTCCTAGGATATTGTTTAAGAATCAATCTATTTGTATTTACGATTGGATTTACATGGTTTCATTTTTCAGATGCAACTATTTATTTGAATCATTATTATTTGGTCTCTCTTCTCGGTTTTTTGTTATGGTTATCACCTGTTAGCAAATCCAACTACCCAACCTTCCAATGGCGAGGTTGGATACAAAATGCAAAACCCATTCCTAAACTTTGGTTGTATGCATTTCGTTTACAAATGGGTCTTGTGTATTTTTTTGGAGGGATCGCAAAACTCCAACCAGATTGGTTATTCGAAGCACTTCCACTAAAACTTTGGTTGTATCAATCAGAAGGAAAATTCCCCCTACTAGATCCTATTCTGGGTCTTCCTGTTACTGCATTTGCTTTCTCTTGGATTGGCGTCATATTTGATTTATCAATTCCATTTTTACTGTGCACAAAAAAGTTTCGGTTTCCGGCATGGTTTGTTGTTCTTTTTTTCCATTCCTTTACATCGTTTTTGTTTCCCATTGGAATATTCCCCATTGTGATGAGCCTTTCTTCTCTGATCTTTTTTGCACCAGACTGGCCACTTTTTCTAACCAATAAAATTCTAAAAAATAAAACGAAACTTTCAAACGAAGTAATCCCAAAAACTAAAACCGTTCATTTCGGCTTCAAAGAATATCTTTTAATCACCTATCTTACGTTACAGGTCACAATTCCATTTAGACATGTATTCTATCCTGGGCAAGTGATTTGGACTGAAGAAGCTATCAAATATTCTTGGCAAGTGATGGTTGCAGACAAAGTTGGTTCAGCAGTCTTCTGGATTCAAAACAAACCCATAGACCCAAAAGAAATACTCACAGATTACCAATATAGAATGATGACCATCCAACCTGAACATATCCTTCAATTTGCGAAATACTTACAGCAAAAGGAATTTGAAAAGTCGGGAACAAAGGATGTATCTGTCTATGTTCAGTCAAATGTTTCTATCAATGGTAAACCAGCTCGCCCCTTATTCTCACCTAACGAAGATCTCACTAAGATCAATGTAAATTTCTATCCCTTAAAAGGACTCATTCGATGA
- a CDS encoding TonB-dependent receptor family protein, with protein sequence MNFRYLRAFVLFFLMLSGSIEILSQNNTEEQESKPQKNEGIHVIGNKKEDLKKIPGSAYIIDKKYLEEASPTDPVEALRRSPGASVRFQDAAGLTPNIGFRGVSNEESRKTLILEDGILTSLSPYGQPESYYSPSIERMERIEIIKGSGSILYGPNTIGGIVNFVTKRPPAESTFYTKNVGGENGYLSTYNSYGKSFGSSAFEVSLLRKQGNGFRNYQNFDVTEGNVKWIQDWNENHSTTIKLGYHVQNAQSTYLGLSQGLFRLDPKINPAEFDEKQLNRNQSIISHNWKLSEEHTLIIRGYFSQAERNWARQDFLSGKTATGGYLNAPLDTLRTYSPGIIGNRPGDTIYMRDSYTSRDQSFMVGGIETKLESKFSTFGLKHETDIGVRMHGENNLTQTNVKKTDDPLGYLSKAIIQEDSLVNNLVQPSLPNFNLNRQERKIEAFAAYFQDRIQLSENWKLIPGVRYEEVRQKAITTRRQATAEDYRLGAVLPNDVSVNRRSSSESRTHIILPGLGITYDITKKFIWFSGAHKGFSPPTFGTSFSPQGNDYRLKPETSTNYETGIRGDLTSYLYTELVGYKMYFRDQIINVNEVGGEYGIRPANTGYSTHTGGESVIVWDPAKMQKSEWRVPIELIYSRIEAKTRSFNPFPVSQTSDGKEIVDFLPAYTVNNYQYLPTDTTGNYLPYVPKETITTAVSVSSPQGYYGRLEYQYIGKQYSDLLNTKDESEDGNKGIIPKVELWNTSLGYRSPDKWSVFINAKNIQDKQYVSGRLPTGIQPGPFRQINVGFTLEL encoded by the coding sequence ATGAATTTTCGATACTTACGCGCATTCGTTCTATTCTTTCTAATGCTCTCGGGCAGCATAGAAATCCTTTCCCAAAACAATACAGAGGAACAGGAATCAAAACCTCAAAAAAATGAAGGGATTCACGTCATAGGGAATAAAAAAGAAGACCTAAAAAAAATCCCAGGATCTGCATACATTATCGACAAAAAATACCTCGAAGAAGCTTCCCCCACAGATCCGGTGGAAGCACTCAGGAGGTCTCCCGGTGCTAGTGTTCGGTTCCAAGATGCTGCAGGTCTCACACCAAACATTGGTTTTAGGGGTGTGAGTAACGAAGAGTCGAGGAAAACTCTAATCTTAGAAGATGGAATTTTAACATCTCTCTCTCCTTATGGCCAACCGGAAAGTTACTATTCACCTTCCATTGAAAGAATGGAAAGGATTGAAATTATCAAAGGTTCTGGATCTATTTTATATGGACCCAATACAATTGGAGGGATTGTCAACTTTGTCACCAAACGTCCGCCAGCTGAATCCACCTTCTATACAAAAAACGTAGGAGGAGAAAATGGTTACCTCTCGACTTATAATTCCTATGGAAAAAGTTTTGGATCAAGCGCTTTCGAAGTATCATTATTGAGAAAACAAGGAAATGGATTTCGAAATTATCAAAACTTTGATGTTACCGAGGGCAATGTCAAATGGATTCAAGACTGGAATGAAAACCATAGCACAACGATTAAACTAGGGTATCATGTGCAAAATGCACAGTCTACTTATTTAGGTTTATCTCAAGGATTGTTTCGGTTAGATCCGAAAATCAATCCTGCTGAATTTGATGAAAAACAATTAAATAGAAACCAATCCATTATTTCTCATAATTGGAAACTATCTGAGGAACATACGCTTATCATTCGTGGATATTTTTCTCAAGCAGAAAGAAATTGGGCCCGCCAAGATTTTTTATCTGGAAAAACCGCTACAGGTGGATATCTAAATGCTCCCTTAGATACACTCCGCACCTATTCGCCAGGTATTATTGGAAATCGTCCGGGTGATACCATTTATATGCGAGATTCCTATACAAGTCGTGATCAATCCTTTATGGTGGGTGGAATAGAAACCAAACTGGAATCAAAATTTTCTACCTTTGGACTGAAACATGAAACAGACATTGGTGTTCGAATGCACGGGGAAAATAATTTAACACAAACCAATGTAAAAAAGACCGATGATCCTTTGGGTTATCTGTCCAAAGCAATCATTCAAGAAGATTCTTTGGTAAACAATCTAGTGCAACCTTCCCTTCCTAACTTCAATCTAAACAGACAAGAACGTAAGATTGAAGCCTTTGCAGCTTACTTCCAGGATCGAATCCAACTTTCAGAAAACTGGAAATTAATACCAGGTGTGCGTTATGAAGAGGTAAGACAAAAGGCCATTACAACACGAAGACAAGCAACCGCCGAAGACTACAGATTAGGTGCAGTTTTACCGAATGATGTATCCGTAAATCGCCGAAGTTCTAGTGAATCGAGAACTCATATCATTTTACCTGGACTTGGAATTACCTATGACATTACTAAAAAATTTATATGGTTTTCAGGTGCTCACAAAGGTTTTTCACCACCTACGTTTGGAACCTCATTCAGCCCGCAAGGTAATGATTACCGCCTAAAACCAGAAACATCCACAAACTATGAAACGGGAATCAGGGGTGATCTTACTTCCTATTTGTATACAGAACTTGTTGGATACAAAATGTATTTTCGAGACCAAATCATTAACGTAAATGAGGTAGGTGGAGAATATGGAATTAGACCAGCAAATACCGGTTATTCGACCCATACTGGAGGAGAATCTGTCATTGTTTGGGATCCGGCGAAAATGCAAAAGTCAGAATGGAGAGTTCCCATCGAACTAATATACTCTCGTATTGAAGCAAAAACAAGAAGTTTTAATCCATTTCCTGTGTCACAAACCAGTGACGGAAAAGAGATTGTAGATTTTTTACCAGCATATACGGTCAATAATTACCAATATTTACCTACTGATACAACAGGTAATTATCTACCTTACGTACCGAAAGAAACAATCACTACTGCAGTAAGTGTTTCATCTCCGCAAGGATACTATGGTCGATTAGAATACCAATATATTGGAAAACAATATTCAGATTTACTAAACACAAAAGACGAATCAGAAGATGGTAATAAAGGAATCATACCAAAAGTGGAACTATGGAATACCAGTTTAGGATATCGTTCCCCTGATAAATGGTCTGTGTTCATTAACGCAAAAAACATTCAGGACAAACAATATGTTTCAGGAAGACTACCAACTGGCATCCAACCTGGTCCGTTTCGTCAAATCAATGTCGGATTCACACTGGAACTATGA
- a CDS encoding LBF_1199 family protein, producing the protein MQVLVYDYWKKSSPQHAKDSFEFLLSAPYLQDYLEILFEVDELVEYFCSYCWILREEDVLKELINHQSMPSNLICKAIYYGFGKYLKTENITPDYYFSIWAKIINSEKSLELLLSEPLVGKDVTFQLNLLSNLNAKQWEQYFESSGTTEQNTESFLRIFEKIDSIHCKRLLYRNPNLYQYLRMLVVFDQKDSVPGFLFQLENNLKTIHRWEEYANNKLKEFSPKEEREKSPSRRNVDRLADVLRDGLFIADDSDRLDFIEYLMIREVIVDEQEMDIIRQYVGLADSNSNFETKFSSILYGSLDLPKTKIVGILEDHSSSVNPTLI; encoded by the coding sequence ATGCAAGTATTGGTTTATGATTATTGGAAAAAAAGTTCCCCTCAACATGCTAAAGATTCTTTTGAGTTTCTTTTATCTGCTCCTTATCTTCAAGACTATTTAGAAATTCTTTTTGAAGTGGATGAGTTAGTTGAGTATTTCTGTAGTTATTGTTGGATACTTAGAGAGGAAGATGTTTTAAAAGAGTTAATCAATCATCAATCCATGCCTTCGAATTTAATTTGCAAAGCTATTTATTACGGTTTTGGAAAGTATCTCAAAACAGAAAATATCACTCCAGATTATTATTTTTCGATATGGGCCAAGATTATTAATTCAGAGAAAAGTTTAGAGTTATTGCTTTCCGAACCTCTCGTGGGAAAGGATGTGACTTTTCAATTAAACTTACTCAGTAATTTGAATGCAAAACAATGGGAGCAATATTTTGAGTCTTCGGGAACAACGGAGCAAAATACCGAATCTTTCCTTCGTATATTTGAGAAAATTGATTCCATTCATTGCAAACGTTTGTTATATCGAAATCCGAATTTGTATCAATACTTGCGGATGTTGGTTGTGTTTGATCAAAAAGATTCTGTTCCCGGTTTTTTGTTTCAATTGGAAAATAATCTAAAGACAATTCACCGATGGGAGGAATATGCAAATAATAAACTAAAGGAATTTTCCCCTAAAGAGGAAAGAGAAAAGTCGCCAAGTCGTCGAAATGTCGATCGGTTAGCAGATGTTCTAAGAGATGGCCTCTTTATTGCGGATGATTCTGATCGATTGGACTTTATCGAATATTTGATGATACGTGAAGTCATTGTTGACGAACAAGAAATGGACATTATTCGCCAATATGTAGGGTTAGCAGATTCAAACTCAAATTTTGAAACTAAATTTTCGTCTATACTGTATGGTTCTCTCGATTTACCTAAAACAAAAATTGTTGGTATTCTGGAAGATCATAGTTCCAGTGTGAATCCGACATTGATTTGA
- a CDS encoding LBF_1199 family protein gives MRWKASEFWKNASPNELLDFFQSIEQGSDLKSLADHMLAEEEFCDLVFEYLWLLRSEEGSKRFLNDDNLTPELLMKFIYFGYGKQFLSGNFDSNAYFLQIRSLFDSAQSLRILSLAEEMDRDPTLKIHLLSNLDPQTWEAYFDILEGKNMTMQALLGIFSNLRENEIRKILLNSHTLYYYLRMMMVSGIKKSVDQTPKEMENRVRLESILDSIHVWETFCQGLGERFDFKSEANLSPNKRDPDRLSLVLRELKKLPAQDRGDVLVYMRGNGAVLDVWEETTILSALGNFDRVGKYF, from the coding sequence ATGCGATGGAAGGCATCTGAATTTTGGAAAAATGCATCTCCTAATGAATTATTAGATTTCTTCCAGTCTATCGAACAAGGATCAGATCTGAAATCTTTGGCTGACCATATGTTAGCAGAAGAAGAGTTTTGCGATTTGGTATTCGAGTATTTATGGCTTCTTCGCTCCGAAGAAGGTTCTAAACGGTTTTTGAATGACGATAACTTAACGCCGGAACTTCTAATGAAGTTTATTTATTTTGGGTATGGTAAACAGTTTTTGTCGGGTAACTTCGATTCCAATGCCTATTTTTTGCAAATCAGATCTTTATTTGATTCCGCACAGAGTTTGCGGATATTGTCTCTCGCTGAAGAAATGGACCGCGATCCTACACTAAAGATCCATCTTTTATCAAATTTGGATCCACAAACTTGGGAAGCCTATTTTGATATATTAGAAGGAAAGAATATGACAATGCAGGCTTTATTAGGAATATTCTCTAACCTTCGCGAAAATGAAATTCGTAAAATACTTTTGAACAGTCACACACTGTATTATTATTTACGTATGATGATGGTGTCAGGTATCAAAAAAAGTGTGGATCAAACTCCGAAGGAAATGGAAAATCGGGTTCGATTGGAATCAATTTTGGATTCCATCCATGTATGGGAAACATTCTGCCAAGGATTGGGCGAAAGATTCGATTTTAAATCGGAAGCAAATTTATCGCCGAACAAACGAGATCCAGATCGCTTGTCTTTAGTGCTACGAGAATTAAAGAAACTTCCGGCTCAGGACAGAGGTGATGTTTTGGTTTACATGCGTGGAAATGGGGCCGTATTGGATGTGTGGGAGGAGACAACGATTTTGTCCGCACTTGGTAATTTTGACCGTGTAGGAAAATACTTCTAA
- a CDS encoding NHL repeat-containing protein translates to MKHYLTSVLFVSLLSISSLIVSCKFPNLGNGCDPKSESFRDFYLARILVDDDREYCGSIAPNRSICEMDPLAIIQPRRWKYVSAELSKQALLGSNGVSFTTFTPSYTGTAKWLGGVLADDQKIYSIPYNQSDILVIDPTTNVASGFPTGVSGLAQWEGAVLAPNGKIYSIPRDASQILVINPTTNQSYMIPSPETGVNKWRGGVLASNGLIYGIPNSSNKILVIDPQTDKVRTIPSPLGLGNMWEGGVLAPNGKIYAFPVDIDFIFVLDPFSERSYVIPSPNTGSGKWRHGVVAPNGKIFAIPSNAADFLIIDPNTDSINLWASPVVNTAKWRGGMLAADGKIYTIPADINEFISFDPNTLTSTTYNPGLSGGNKWGDGVLAPNGKIYTIPHTIDQILVIDPGTNGKICGNLLRSSYWNVY, encoded by the coding sequence TTGAAACACTATCTTACATCAGTTTTATTTGTCTCTTTACTCTCAATTAGTAGTCTGATTGTATCCTGTAAATTTCCAAACTTAGGAAATGGTTGTGATCCAAAATCGGAGTCTTTTCGGGATTTTTACTTAGCACGGATTCTCGTCGATGATGATAGAGAGTATTGTGGTTCCATTGCACCGAATCGGTCTATTTGCGAAATGGATCCATTGGCTATCATCCAACCTAGGCGTTGGAAGTATGTCTCGGCGGAACTAAGTAAACAGGCTTTACTCGGATCTAATGGAGTCAGTTTCACTACGTTTACTCCTTCCTATACGGGCACGGCAAAATGGTTAGGCGGAGTTCTTGCCGATGATCAAAAAATCTACTCTATACCGTATAACCAATCCGATATTCTTGTCATTGATCCAACCACCAACGTTGCTTCTGGTTTCCCTACAGGGGTCAGCGGATTGGCACAATGGGAAGGTGCTGTGCTTGCACCGAATGGCAAAATTTATTCCATTCCAAGAGATGCTAGTCAAATCCTTGTAATCAATCCGACAACAAATCAAAGTTATATGATTCCATCTCCGGAAACTGGCGTTAATAAGTGGAGAGGTGGGGTGCTCGCATCCAATGGTTTGATTTATGGAATCCCCAATAGTTCTAATAAAATTCTTGTGATTGACCCACAAACAGACAAAGTACGAACCATCCCATCTCCTCTGGGACTTGGGAATATGTGGGAAGGGGGTGTTCTTGCACCTAACGGAAAGATCTATGCGTTCCCAGTTGATATCGATTTTATTTTTGTCCTAGACCCTTTTTCAGAAAGAAGTTATGTGATCCCTTCTCCAAATACAGGATCAGGGAAGTGGAGGCACGGGGTCGTTGCACCTAACGGTAAAATCTTTGCCATTCCATCCAATGCAGCAGATTTTTTGATTATTGACCCCAATACTGATTCGATAAATTTGTGGGCATCACCCGTCGTAAATACTGCAAAATGGCGTGGTGGTATGTTAGCTGCCGATGGCAAAATATATACAATCCCTGCGGATATCAATGAATTCATCTCTTTTGACCCCAACACTCTAACATCCACCACTTATAACCCTGGCCTTTCTGGGGGAAACAAGTGGGGAGATGGAGTTTTAGCACCTAACGGGAAGATATATACAATTCCACATACAATTGATCAAATTTTAGTCATCGATCCCGGTACTAATGGTAAGATCTGTGGCAATTTGTTACGAAGTAGTTACTGGAATGTTTATTAA
- a CDS encoding helix-turn-helix transcriptional regulator: MKIQSYFPSPELLPYVQKYLIIESENGIENQILPNPHLVLSFQLRGTLRSLESNTLYDLPRAGIAGFRKSARKIIYSKNSSALLVILTEIGACAFFKEPISDFYGKTLSLEGLIPKLILQNTEEQLFDCKNNIGRISLIENFLLQNRKERMLDPILRQTLFKIQKSNGNIKIKDLKQGLPISLDSLEKKFKDSIGTTLKHYSNLLRLRSAITSYSGKTNLTDIANVAGYFDQSHFNKEFKLYTGISPKVYFQHPQNW, translated from the coding sequence ATGAAAATCCAGAGTTATTTCCCCTCCCCAGAACTACTCCCTTATGTGCAAAAATATCTGATCATCGAGTCGGAGAATGGAATCGAAAACCAGATTCTACCAAACCCCCATCTTGTATTATCATTTCAACTAAGAGGGACTCTCCGTTCTTTGGAATCAAATACCCTTTATGATTTACCTCGTGCTGGCATTGCGGGTTTTAGAAAATCTGCAAGAAAAATTATCTATTCCAAAAACTCATCCGCCCTACTTGTTATCCTTACAGAGATTGGTGCTTGTGCATTTTTTAAGGAACCCATTTCAGACTTCTATGGGAAAACACTTAGCTTAGAAGGATTAATTCCTAAACTAATACTCCAAAATACCGAAGAACAACTGTTTGATTGTAAAAATAACATTGGGCGAATTTCCTTAATCGAGAATTTTTTACTACAAAATCGAAAGGAAAGAATGTTAGATCCTATCCTTCGACAAACTCTTTTTAAGATACAGAAATCAAATGGAAATATTAAAATCAAAGATTTAAAACAAGGTTTACCGATCAGCTTAGATTCCTTAGAAAAGAAATTTAAAGATTCGATAGGTACTACTTTAAAACACTACTCAAATCTTTTGAGATTACGGTCAGCGATAACGTCTTATTCGGGAAAAACTAACTTAACAGACATTGCTAACGTTGCTGGTTACTTTGACCAATCCCATTTCAACAAAGAATTTAAACTCTATACTGGCATTTCGCCAAAAGTTTATTTCCAACACCCGCAAAATTGGTAA
- a CDS encoding antibiotic biosynthesis monooxygenase family protein, translating to MNQILIDRFNLPKESKEAFLERVKVNRDFIKTIDGFLGDEAYICEKNGNIQFVTVATWKDQTSLENAKALVFSEYQKQGFVMPEFLARHSIQVEREIYERVL from the coding sequence ATGAACCAAATTCTTATCGATCGATTCAATTTACCCAAAGAATCAAAAGAAGCTTTTTTAGAACGAGTGAAAGTCAATCGTGACTTTATCAAAACCATAGATGGATTTTTAGGAGATGAAGCCTACATTTGTGAAAAAAACGGAAACATCCAATTTGTCACCGTAGCCACTTGGAAAGACCAAACCAGTTTAGAAAATGCCAAGGCATTGGTTTTTTCTGAATACCAAAAACAAGGATTTGTTATGCCTGAATTTTTGGCTCGCCATTCAATTCAGGTAGAACGGGAAATTTACGAAAGGGTTTTATAA